A genomic window from Aurantimicrobium photophilum includes:
- a CDS encoding Rieske (2Fe-2S) protein — MAARNLTPKLSRREVLGLGAIGAAGVAIAMTGCSAEAGDSGGAGNVLKSGLEIGPVADVPVGGGRNFEVEGTKLVVTQPTEGELLAFSAICTHEGCVVGCRDKEIRCDCHSAVFSMTDGEPISGPADGALQNYPVIVTDGVIYTA; from the coding sequence ATGGCTGCACGTAATCTCACTCCCAAACTTTCCCGCCGTGAAGTACTTGGCCTCGGCGCTATTGGTGCTGCTGGCGTAGCTATTGCGATGACGGGCTGCTCAGCAGAAGCAGGAGATTCTGGTGGCGCTGGAAACGTGTTGAAGTCCGGACTGGAAATTGGCCCTGTCGCCGACGTTCCTGTCGGCGGGGGCCGCAACTTCGAGGTTGAGGGCACCAAGTTGGTTGTGACCCAACCTACTGAAGGTGAACTCTTGGCGTTCAGTGCGATTTGTACACACGAAGGCTGTGTTGTGGGCTGCCGGGACAAAGAGATACGTTGCGATTGCCACAGCGCGGTCTTCAGCATGACTGATGGCGAACCAATCAGTGGTCCAGCAGACGGTGCTCTACAGAACTACCCCGTCATTGTTACTGACGGTGTGATTTACACTGCCTAA